Genomic window (Zingiber officinale cultivar Zhangliang chromosome 2B, Zo_v1.1, whole genome shotgun sequence):
GCCTACCTTCTCACTAAATCACATTGACACTAGAAAGTAAAATGCGGTGATCCAAcaactctccaccacgatctagGTACGAAGGTGCTTGGCAAGGACATTGATGATCCATATGCGCCATAGTGCTTGACGTGAGAGGGGTGGAGGATATAAACGATAAGGTTACAAAATAGAAGGCGCCAAAGAAAGTCATAGCTTCAAATGGGCCAAACTCTCCTCCAATACCACTCGACCCTCCTCGTTCTTTATAGcttaataaaaagtaaaaaagaaaacttGGAATTGTAAAGGATACACACAATAATTCCAAATTAATAATCTACCATTAAAATCTCATGTCAAAGTCTTGCCCTATAAATTTTGGCTTCTCCTAAACTGAAACTTTTTGAGCTCATTTTATTAACCTAGAAACTAATCACTAAAATATCTTACCTACCAAAAGAGTGATTTAAGATCATGTTGTGTGATGCAAGTAGCATCATGTGTGTTACATTAACTTCATatggtaagaagtatgacttCGATGTTGAGGGATTAGACACTTAGGATTTGTCGAGCCCCATCTATGTGGAATATTGTGTGTCGATTCTATGGGGTCAAATTAAATTGATTAGGAATTTTAACTTTTTGACTTGCTACCTTCAAATCTATAATCTGTGGTGAATAGGAATCTTCATGAACAGGCCACCCCTTTAAATaggtaaaaaataaagaaaaaatgagATGGATTCATGAGGCTTCAAGAAAATAGGGGTGTAAACGAACTGAGCCAAACTTAATTGTGTTCCAACTTGTTTATTTACTTATCGAgcttgttcaagcttgtttattaaaaatcttatcaagctcaagccaaactcaAGCTTGTTCATGAACGTCCTTGAACATTTTCATGAACATTATTCAAGCTATTAATCGATCTCAACTATCAACATTGTTATAATTTACATTAAATTGTTATCTATTCATGAAATTTATACTATgccattatttttaaaatattatgaatACTAGGTTTGGAAAGAACAcaaaaaaaatctacaaaatatactatttttgataattaaattttatacaaattaataaataagtttatttgtaaattgtttcatgaatattgttcatgaacattaatgAACCAAGCTCACTAGTGTTCAAGCttctttattttatatattcatttacaattgaacgaacataaataagtttttattgAACCAAACCCAAGCTCATTCACAAATGTTTGGTTCATTGACAACTCTACAAAAAAAAGTCATGCGCTTTTAAAGTAATTAATTTATACCACCACCTCTTATGCTATGTTAATCCTTCTCCCCTATCCCTCTTCCCACAAACTTGACAAGTTGATTCTAATTTAAATGCCAGGGTGAGATAAGATCAAGTATATTACTAGAATTTTCCTTTCTAAGTTCATAGCATTGCTTGGATTCCCTAACCTGGATGCCAACAATTCCATCCGACCCACAAAGCAGGGTAGGTCAAACAGCCTCCCTCATAACTAACTGAAAATATGATCATCTCTAAATGTGCAAATGACAACATTTTAATAAGAAAATGCGAGAAGAACTGAAATAGAAAACATAAGCAGAGAAGAGAATCAAAGAAACCTCGAGCTACTTCCTTTAAGTTGGTGAACATAAGCATCCACCTTTTGAAAGTCAACAACAGGTTGATTCCTGCAGAATCAAGTTCGCAGTTAAACAAGTGAACATAAAGATATAGTCTAATACAACCTTCGAAGGACATCCCAATGGCTAGAACATACAGCAATTTTGTCAACTCAGCTAAGATAATCTCTGAATCTTTGCAGAACAAGGTGATCACCTCCGCAACAAAATTGGGATTGCTGGCATCCTGCAGCATCTGGAGTTGTTGGAATTGCTGGTCCAACAAACCCTGCAAGAAAATTTTTCAACCAGATTAGAGCAGCCTTGCTTATCATTCCATCAAAACTCAAAGTCCACAGAATGTTGATACAAAAGAGAAGATCACAGTCCACCAAGTTAGTGTCATTATGTTCAAAACctggaatcaaaaagaaaaaaaggaatgaTACGATCAAACACGGAAGTCAACTCCAAGTCAGTTAAGAGATCCAAAAATGACGACGACTGTAATATTAGCCGAGAATAACATCACATCAGTAAATATCTGGGAGCACTGTTCGCAGCTCAAAGTAGGAGTAGAGCGCTCCATAAAACtgaaaagaaaaggtttttttttttttttttcctttttacagAAAACAGCCAGTCAATTTACAGTTGGATTAACAcacacagaaaaaaaaaatttagtttcaaaattatattaatttcaaCTGATGATAGAAACTGGAAGGAAGTATGAGTTACTCAGCGTACCTCCGAGAACATCCAATGCATCAAACTATTGAGCTCCTCCGCCGGCGTCATCGCAACGATAAGAAGCTAATTTGGTGGTTGTGATTCGGCCCCAAAACCAAACCCTTCCTCAAAGAAAGGGCAAGATGGGGCGAGGCTGAGCTATCCGATCAACGTTGCAGGCAGCGCGATCCACAAAgttgagaaaaaaaagaggagaGGTTCTGATTCCTGCGGCCTGCTTTAAGCGATTCTGTTTCGATGGGGCGACAGAGACCAAAGCCCTGTCTTTCCGTGCTGCAGTCCGGTCGGGCAGTGGGGCGGGGAGATGCCTACTTATCTGTTCGCCATTGAAGGAGGGAACCGACAAGGGTGATCAGGTGATGATTTGAGGAAGCAAGCGTGCTGCGAGGCTGGCAAGGAAGTCTAAGCTTGCGGCGAGCATCTTGCGGCAGACTGCTTTTTTGACTCGGTTTGGCAGATTGCGATCACAACGCAGATCGTCGTGGGGGGCTCGGGATTTCAGGGGTTTACGTTTAGAGAGAAACACAGGAAAGTTGTTtcctttgtgttttttttttcttttgtagaatTGTTGttatttcttgtatattttttactTTAGTTTTTTTCCCCGTAACTCCTtatagttcggatcctctgtcccgaaattcctctgtccccgtgtcccactGTCGATCGGACGATCCAGATCATATCTCaaggcatcatgacatctttaagatgtgtgcagtatctTTGTGATGTGCCATGATGCCTTGAGATgtgatctggaccgtccgatcgacagtgggacatggggacagagaaatttcgggacagaggatccggACTGAACTCCTTAGCAGTTCCGACGAAGacgttgaaaaataaaataaaatagaaaacggCTTCTTATCTTAaccaataaatttttaaaaatatcaaattatgtaggataattttaaaattgttaaattatatatatatatatatatatatatatatatatatataattaatcgaATTAATTTTAGTctgtattaaaatattaaaatttggaaCAAAGtcgattaattttttaaatcaattgattgattttCATCTTAAATCGATTTTAAGTAAAATTGATTAATAGACTATGTAATCTTAGATTAATATGAAAATAGTTTCTATGTGTTTAACTATCTCTTTTTATTATATCTATGTCTTCAAATGCCAATTTGATATTGGTACATCAGTTGATTTTATCCAAAATCGAATGATAGATCAAACGATATCAGGTTGACATAAAATTAGTTCTTATGTGTTtgtctacctctcctgattatatttataCTCTCAAACGTCAATTTAACTCAATACatgtaatgattttttaaacacgaattaaaaattttcaaatatattcgtgTCCAGAAAATAATTACTCTCAATATACTGAGTCAATTGACGTTTGAAGGCGTAGATATAATTAGGAGAGATGGAAtattagtttcatatcaatcgaGGTCATTTGATTCATCAGCCGATTATACCTAAACCTAGCTGATAGATCACACGACCTCAGATTTACACGAAACTAATTCCTAAAGATCTCTTACGgttgacaagaggggggtgaattgtcttgcACAATAAAATAAACCAATACCTTTCTCAAACAATCGAGTTTAacacaattacacacttaattaaacagaataatagaatcaaaataagtaccaaaataagtacgagacaagtaaggtttttacttggttggcaatcagaggattgctacttCAAAGAAAGTAGGCTCCATAAGAAaatctccttctcgaacaaaatgttggaggcggagaagcctcgtacacgaaAGTGAAGATCTCAATTAAACTTGAAGTACAGAGTGTGTTATTTGAAAAAGAGAAGACCATGACTTTATTTAATGCCCACTGGTTGAAAAGGACTATTTACTGACATGACACGGTCCGGCCGCCCCCAACGTGGCAAATCTTATCGTCTTGCAAACGGCTACGCTATAGGTGTGGGATACAATTTTAtccaggtctgggcgcccggatatGCTTCGGACGCTCGGAAACCCTTCCTCGAGGAGGTGGGCGTCGAGGCACCCCTGTAGGTTGTTCGGGCGTCCGGACTTGGTCCAGGCATCCAGCCTTGGCCCAGGCGCCTGGACTTGGCCCAGGCGCCCGGACAGTCAACATCTGGTTGATTGTTCAATTATGCTCTAATCCGGCTCCGCTCACttaggtgatcttggccatccggaatagggctcacccgaactcatttttcggccttttcgagcaaccttccgctctgacttctcatcccgTAGAAATATTGCGCGCTTTCTTCTCGttcaccagcgtactcttccatagtgcctcgtccctcagatgcaccgagctcgtcgactctctctcatGTCATCATTCTCGCTACGTCTTTCGCTAGACTTCCCGTACTCCTAATTTCTTGCACACTTacacacaagacatcaaaagacaacaggacctaatttaacttagttgatcatatcaaaactatcacagggtacttacaatttCTCCATTTTTGATGTAAGCAACCGAAGTTCAATTAgggcaaataaaaaaaataatagtgaaATAGCAAGCACTTAATATgcaattaataatatttaatgtaaaaagatttaccctcccctagacttaatttctaactctcctcctttgatcacataaacaATAGGGGAAATGTTGGAAAACAATTTAGAAATAAATCTGAATTaatctctaagggtaaaaaaatgatgaatattaaaaaaaatgaactttaaagtttgaaaatatgaacTTTTGTGATTTATAAAGTAGTTTTGGAaaaacaattttaatttatttttaattcttaaaaattcttaaaatttttataacaGGTAAGCTGATATGTCTAAAGCtgtgataaaattttcatgaaaaaataaaattgatttaaccaataataaattattttctattgaaggttgtattttctataaaaaaatgtttaaaaatagtttctaatctcaaaaaattgtgaaaatttttctGAGAATGTAATAGAGCAATTATTTTTTAtagaaaaattaacttttaaaaattgaatctttgagaatttttaatattaaaaattagcatttggataaataattcatagaaaatttaataatggctaaaaaattttaaaatattttcttagataaaaaataaataaaatttcatagaaaaataaagttgaccAACATAacactataaaatatttttaaattaaaaaaatatgatttttgttaaaagttttcataaaaaataattcaacagtcaaacaattttaaatttttttatactgATAAGTAATGAAATCCTCTTTctcataaaaattaatataaaattaatttcaaagagaAATCATACGAAAAAAAATGTTAGACAATTTTAAGCAAAAAGTTatgaattcaaattaaaaataaagcatgtataatgtttttttaatttaaacatgattttggaacccaatataggttcctacatgctggattaattagaattttttaaaatatattttattgataattttttaatttgacccttatgatatctaaaatgccAATTAAGTCCTTgataatttctaatttgttgaacatgtgagcatgcataattcttcaaatttcctatttctacattcaattttttattttcaatttttatcttgtagaaatcttctaatcgacaagatgttgctaaggttATTTTAAAttcctcttttttatttttaaaatttttatttttaatttctaatttacaagaattttttgacagtttttttataaatttaaataacttattaggaggtagagatcgtacctgattTACCTTATTGATCTTATTATTTGATGCTCTTCCTGTAGTGCTGCTTTCTTATAACATtcctcccctttcatcgatgctctcgatgctaatctcggatgagcttgcttcttcatcttctttgtgATTTGCCATTAGCCAAGTCCAGCGTAGGCTTCAATTTCTGACTTTGACGTTTTGTCTCATGTCGCTTTTAGGTTCTTATGCATCTTCAGGGTCAgtcttttgtccttgtccttatCTTTGTTCTTCAGTCTTGGGCAATTATCTTTGACGTACCTTTCTTTATTGCAGTAATAACATCTCActctctttttttccttttggcctgcacttgattgaatttattagctttaaagaattttttaaacttCATTACTATAAATGTTGTTTCATCATCATCAAGAGAAGTTTCAGACTCTAGTTCatccatttttatttttaaagttatatTCTATTTGGATTCCTTCTTTAGAtatgcacatctagtttcatgtatttcaaatgtagaaaataattcctctaaattacttacctctaggtccctAGAGATGTAATATGTATCTACTAGGGTTGACCATTCAGGTGTTCTAGGGAAAGCATTAAGCGTagaccttagcgaatctcggttggttacattttctccgagattcgtgagtttgGTGACTAGCTCCTTTAGCTTGATGTGAAGTTAAGGAACTGTTTCACCTTCTTTTAATCGTAGATTCGTCAGTTGGTTCTGAAGTAGATCTCTCCTTGCAAGCTTGACTTCGAATGATCCTTCGTatagctctaggaattttttccAGAGGTCTTTTGTAGATTTGTAGACTCTGATTTgatttacctcttgtggtggtagcgcacttagcagatggaattctacttttCTATTTGCCACAAATTCagtttgttccttcttcgtccagtgttcttttttttttcaactcgCTGTTGTTGTCGGTAGGTACtgtaaaatcatttttcaaaattttaaatatatcaaaatcagtttttaaaatataactcCATTTTTTCTTCTAGTGCGCGAAGTCTCCTTCGAACTTCGGTAGGTGGATGCTTATTTCAGCCATCGTCTTTACTTCAGTTgacggttagttcttctgaggtgACATTGctttaataccaattgtaggtctcTTGTGgaagcaagaggggggggggtgaattgccctacacaaTAAAACAAACTAATACCTTTCTCAAACAATCGGGCTACACACTTAATTAAACAGAATAATAGAATCAAAATAAGTACGAGATAGACAAGCAAGGTTTTTTACTTGGTTGACAATCAGAGGATTGTTACTCCAAGGAAAGTAGGCTCAATAAGAAaatctccttctcgaacaaaacgtcggaggtggagaagcctcatacacgaAAATGAAGCTAGAAAGTATAGAACTGAATAGCACTTAGAGTACAGAGTGTGTTATTCGAAAAGGAGAAGAccaggactctatttatagtctactgGTCGAAAAGGACCGTTTGTTGACGTGACAcgatctgggcacccggaccctcTCCGGGCACCCCCAGTGTGGTCAATCTTATCATCTCGTAAATGATTACATAACGGGcgcgggataaaattttattctggCCCAGGCGTTAGGAGTAGGTCTAGGCGTCGGAACACCCTTCCTCGAAAAGGCGGGCGTCGAGGCACCCCTGGGATGACCCAGGGGGTCCAGGTACTCGGAGCATCCAGGCGCTCGGATAGTCAACATCTCGTTGACTGTCTGGTTTTTCTCGGATCTAactctgctcacttgggtgatcttatccatccggaatagggctcactcgaacctattttttggtcttctcgagcaaccttccgctctggcttctcatcccttggaaacgCATTGCGCTTCCTTCTCCTCCGCTAGCACACTCtttcacagcacctcgtccctcggaagcaccgagctcgtcgactcttttctatgtcgtccttctcgctagctgcgtcttttgcttgacttcctgtgctcctaggTTTATGCACACTTAGCAAGGCATCAAAAGACAACACGACCTAACTTgagttggttgatcacatcaaaactatcacagggTACTTACGGTTCCTATATATTCGTTTAGCTCTCCTGACTATATTCATATCCTTAAAAATCAACTCGATTCAATATattaaaagtaataatttttttaacacaaaattatttaaaaaatttaattcgtgttcaaaaagTTTGGCTGATGAACCAAATGACATCGGGTTGACATGAAATTAGATCTTATGTTTTCGGctagttctcttaattatatccatgctctcaaatatcaatttaacctaatatattgagggcaataattttttgaacacgaattaaaattttcaaacatatttgtatttaaaaaattattgctcttaatatattgagtcaaattgacttttgagggtatgaatataattaaGAGAGGTAGACGAACACATTGAAACTATTTTCATATCAACTTGAGGTcgtttgtgttggtgcaatattccttaggtcaaggttgacctggttggctgagcttgaattggttcaagttcgagtcttgatgtttgagtttcgatgtttgataatacatggagacaagacatggagattgcatgtgcaattgttcatgtgatgagattgtgaagaagagtcaagtaggtcaaggttgactggatacttgactggaaaatcctggtgagtgaagccaggtgaaagtcctaactgggaggttaggcagactggaaaaacctagtgagtgaagctaggtgaaagtcccggtgagtgaagccgagcagctggaaagtcctggtgagtgaagccaggcagaaggaaaaaccctagtgagtgaaggtaggtgaaagtcccggtgagtgaagccgggcagttggaaaatcctggtgagtgaagctaggtgaaagacctagtgagtgaagctaggcagtatggaaagtcctggtgagtgaagccaggcacaggaaatccagatgaatCAAGTTTGattagacatctggtgttgagaagcccaagtaggtcaagggattgaccggatacttggcatgggaaatccaggtggatcaaggttgatcggacacctggtggagataagtccaagtgggtcaaggatgaccgaacacttggcacgaggagaaaagtccaagtgggtctaagggattgaccggacacttggtgagggagacctagcaggtcaaggatgaccggatgctaggcgtgatgtaccaataggtcatggttgaccggatgttggttttagggaCTCTTGGACTTGATTGGGCAAGTCCACATGGgctagatcgatcaaccgatcgattggctcatgcccaatcgatcggttgatcgattgggagagtggcgATCCCACAgaaaagctctggatcgatcagccgatcgattcagagcccccaatcgatcgagtgatcgattgggagtcgcgattctgcgcgataagccctagatcgatcaaccaatcgatccaggtaTTTCCCGAAAGcatagaggtgctctggatcgatcgaccgatcgatccaaagcctccccaatcgattgggagcaatccgatcgattgggatttgaccgttggcgcggataaagccgttggcgagcgtttttctgcgcacttcttcctctcttctccacaggcgatcacgacagcttctccacagcaatttttcttcctcaccgccagttcttgaaggttcttggaggctcatccaagtcaagaggtgagttgcaacaagaaaaaaaataagctagggttttcattgtaatcttgtaagattcatttgtatttttgcttctttctttctcattgttgtattgtgaggttgtaaggcttctccacctttggtagttaccgagaaggagtgtttttatagcgGAGGGTGcttgagtgtgtggatccttggattagtcacctcttcttgaggtggataccaagtaaatccttgtgttagcattgtgtgtattgtttcttgtatttccgctgcatatttttgaagaaacaagcaacgaagagcacgaggatcgtgccgagctattcacccccacctccctctagctacatatttggtcccaacaagtggtatcagagcaagacctctcttcaccggaatcatcgccggaaggggcaacaaagctagagggtgtagaagttggagcaaattctacaagtcgaagactttattcaagaaactcaacttcaaatggaattccaagatggacttggattcgatacaagggtgcctccaccgttcaccatgacaagcttcgattcttggaaatcaagaatcgagaattttcttatgatggagatagagcaatggtttgctctcatggaagggttcaaggctccaagaaattcaaaaggcaaaattctcaagaggagcaagtggagccaagaccaaatccaaagatgtgaggccaatgacaaagtgaccaagcttttggtcaagttattgccgagcaacatcttagAGAAAActggagattttgaagatgccaaagagctatggagtaaattggccaagattcatgagatcccctccattgtaccaatccaagaaacatccaaagagggcgactcaatggagcaagatcaaaaggaagaggattctgaaggtgagagatgctcatctttcgaagaagaagtccaagaagcttcatcttcaaaggaatgcaatgaagagggcaagaagagggcatactctttgttccatatacaagacgaagatgaagaagcctccacctctaggattgagggggagtgtagatcattgacaccggagtaagaagaagcctccacatccgggtcaagagaagaagaggatgaagaagcttccacctccacaagtcaagttaaatcaaatggaggatcaagtgccatccctacacatggaggtaaaaatatttcaattaaagataaaaatcacattatatattttgagtgtagggaacatgggcactacaagagcaaatgccccaaattgaccaagaagaagggccaagtggcactaaagggcaaggtgaaacccaaagagaccgctcccggaacaaagaagagcaaggagcacattgtgtgcttctcttgcaatcaaaagggacattatcgaAGTGAATGTCCCAAAGGGAAgagagcggtcaaggctcaaggaggaagcacaactcaagggggagcctccaaggtaaaacgaaaggtatcatttgttgagcctactcctttaaataatggtaagaagcatgataattctaatttttatcattttgatgctatttaccacaaaaatagggagcatgatagccttaaagaaaaacatatgaccCTTCAtactaagactaccacacctaggtctaggaaggtagataaaaatttaggcaagaattctgaggattttaattataaacctagaaacaaaaatgctcaaggatttagtgaagaatcaaaatctagggatttatgggaagaaaatcaagtcttgaggtcaagacttgataaaatggaaaagaccctaaaaagaatggaaaatatccttaaagagcaaaatgagcataacctaggtttaggacaacaaaagccatccaatggccatagaggtttgggatacaaaccaaag
Coding sequences:
- the LOC122046381 gene encoding histidine-containing phosphotransfer protein 2-like, which produces MTPAEELNSLMHWMFSEGLLDQQFQQLQMLQDASNPNFVAEVITLFCKDSEIILAELTKLLNQPVVDFQKVDAYVHQLKGSSSSVGANNVKLACIHFRQFYDENNKEGCLSALNVVECEYFRLKDKLAVMLQLEQTIQAYENNKQI